One part of the Paramormyrops kingsleyae isolate MSU_618 chromosome 2, PKINGS_0.4, whole genome shotgun sequence genome encodes these proteins:
- the wdr31 gene encoding WD repeat-containing protein 31 isoform X3, which yields MGKLQSKIRRRSDLYRATRGEVPESGPITAIAQYDPAHCDTINCITTLDCDLSVSGGSDHAVVVYDWRAGRLCQAFHGHSREVTKVRCVPGSSRIFSASRDKSALMWDLTCGDDPVQEFCGHELVVNGLAVSPDGSQLCTGSRDNSMCLWDIESGECLQRKTISRNLVTHVCWVPGTHSIVQTSEDKAIRVWDSRSWQVANTFPAKQYIQTHCDVSSSSHYLLSSSNGFGGHGCEATLWDLRQPGCKVVEYRGHLQTTACCVFLPATPGAPHMVATSSHDCSVKIWDQNTAGSSLSYARMIQ from the exons ATGGGAAAGCTCCAGAGCAAGATCCGCCGTCGCTCAGACCTCTACAG AGCCACAAGAGGGGAGGTGCCGGAAAGCGGACCCATCACTGCGATTGCTCAGTATGACCCAGCCCACTGCGACACCATCAATTGCATCACCACTCTGGACTGTGACCTCAGCGTATCCGGAGGAAGTGACCAT GCAGTTGTAGTGTATGATTGGAGAGCAGGCAGGCTGTGCCAAGCCTTCCACGGCCACAGCAGGGAAGTCACAAAG GTAAGGTGTGTTCCTGGCAGCAGCCGGATCTTCAGCGCTTCCCGAGACAAGAGTGCGCTCATGTGGGACTTGACTTGTGGAGATGACCCTGTTCAGGAGTTCTGTGGACATGAACTGGTGGTCAACGGGCTGGCCGTCAGTCCAG ATGGATCCCAGTTGTGCACAGGCTCCCGGGACAATTCCATGTGCTTGTGGGACATCGAGTCGGGGGAGTGTCTGCAGAGGAAAACCATCTCGCGTAATCTG GTTACTCACGTCTGCTGGGTGCCAGGGACCCACTCGATTGTCCAGACCTCAGAAGACAAAGCCATCCG GGTTTGGGACAGTCGCAGCTGGCAGGTCGCCAACACCTTCCCCGCTAAGCAGTACATTCAGACGCACTGCGACGTCAGCTCCAGCTCGCACTACCTCCTGTCCAGCAGTAATGGATTCGGAGGCCACGGCTGCGAGGCCACA CTGTGGGACCTCAGGCAGCCGGGCTGTAAGGTGGTGGAGTACAGAGGTCACCTGCAGACCACGGCCTGCTGCGTCTTCCTGCCTGCGACTCCCGGGGCGCCGCACATGGTGGCCACATCCTCGCATGACTGCTCTGTCAAGATCTGGGACCAGAATACTGCAG GCTCCTCACTTTCATACGCAAGGATGATCCAATGA